The Nomia melanderi isolate GNS246 chromosome 7, iyNomMela1, whole genome shotgun sequence genome includes a window with the following:
- the LOC116424134 gene encoding transcription initiation factor TFIID subunit 4 isoform X2, producing MASAKFLEEALSTDVDESAVNAIVGSLETQLVTSTPAVSGHQVSSASVSQQNHQVNSGISNGGTITAVQPQKHGVSNGGGATTVNSLMTQEVTKSITTSTLLPVNVVTSNTVAPQVTTQQQQQHTQSAIPPAAYINQVTTNQVTSNQTTHIPSLTKAHEPVKIIYPTVGQVIATTGVANVNNKLSFPAQTVGQLANGTLGITSQAVLQTTSNVVTNVSSVSETGSQTVASVNKPTGTALVIKTSVAPSGMVSVPMSVPVSVAGNAVSTALQGKAGVTSTIVPSNVQILNVNAMRPGTPVAGQQGGKQVASRVVIGQHMIGTRPGAPGITLQTLHGLQPGTQGHILLKTETGQYQLIRVGPPPTAGTPAGTAVTPNSIAGNAVVAAPSPGTTYRLASVPAVSRLNTQFTGPPLATLRKTVQTVAATITTGTTTPVTVTAAATTTPTPPVNTVQTVQTSTPRQTTDNTKEKCRKFLANLLELSSREPKAVERNVRTLIQELIDTKVEPEEFCDRLERLLNASPQPCLIGFLKKSLPLLRQSLVTKELVIEGIKPPPANVVFPVTSATPVVTQNQIRPTIAVTAATIPVTAVTATTQIRVMTPIPAATTTVPRPTQPVQQRLIRPVTTVVRSPTAYTVKSTVAVSGIRPTAPTVQKPPVTTTVVKTITTTTQGKTVNTTTTVNKAVVPSFIPKPTTKEKEKKTFSSAGYTGDDDINDVAAMGGVNLAEESQRILGSTEFVGTQIRSCKDEVFLHMTPLQQRIKQIVSNYGLEEPNQEVAALISHAAQERLKNLVEKLAVIAEHRIDLIKVDPRYEVTQDVRAQLKFLEDLDKVERRRHEEQERELLLRAAKSRAKTEDPEQAKLKAKAKEMQRAEMEELRQREANLTALQAIGPRKKPKLDVGGSASSPGGNSGLNASVTGINRQMPMRPRLKRVNFRDLLFLLEQEKETCRSTMLYKSYLK from the exons ATGGCGTCAGCTAAGTTTCTGGAGGAAGCTCTGAGCACGGACGTCGATGAATCTGCAGTGAACGCGATAGTGGGCTCTCTTGAAACGCAACTGGTAACATCGACGCCGGCTGTCTCTGGTCATCAAGTAAGTTCTGCGTCAGTCAGCCAGCAGAATCATCAGGTGAACAGTGGTATTTCCAACGGGGGCACCATCACCGCGGTACAGCCACAGAAACATGGGGTTTCAAACGGCGGCGGTGCTACTACAGTGAATAGTCTGATGACTCAAGAAGTTACGAAGTCCATTACCACGAGCACTCTTCTGCCAGTAAACGTGGTTACCTCAAACACAGTGGCGCCACAGGTTACTacacaacagcagcaacagcataCACAATCAGCAATCCCCCCTGCTGCTTATATCAATCAAGTTACTACAAATCAGGTGACCAGTAATCAAACAACACATATACCAAGCCTTACTAAAGCACATGAGCCTGTTAAGATTATTTATCCAACTGTTGGCCAAGTAATAGCAACCACGGGGGTGGCAAATGTCAATAATAAACTTTCTTTTCCTGCACAAACTGTTGGACAATTAGCCAATGGTACTTTGGGAATAACGTCACAGGCAGTGTTACAGACAACATCAAATGTTGTTACCAATGTTAGCTCTGTTAGTGAAACGGGTAGTCAAACAGTGGCTAGTGTGAATAAGCCCACAGGTACAGCTTTAGTGATAAAGACTAGTGTAGCACCCAgtggcatggtttccgttccAATGTCTGTTCCTGTTTCTGTGGCTGGCAATGCTGTCAGTACAGCGTTACAGGGTAAAGCTGGAGTTACATCCACAATAGTACCTAGTAATGTGCAAATTCTTAACGTTAATGCAATGCGTCCTGGCACACCAGTGGCAGGACAGCAAGGTGGAAAACAAGTTGCATCCAGAGTAGTAATTGGTCAACATATGATTGGAACAAGACCTGGAGCTCCAGGg atcACGTTGCAAACATTGCACGGTCTTCAACCTGGAACTCAGGGTCACATTTTACTAAAAACTGAAACTGGGCAATATCAACTAATAAGGGTAGGACCACCTCCAACTGCGGGTACACCCGCTGGTACTGCTGTCACACCAAATAGTATAGCAGGAAATGCAGTGGTCGCTGCGCCATCTCCAGGCACTACCTATCGCTTAGCCTCAGTGCCGGCTGTAAGTAGGCTGAACACACAGTTTACTGGCCCACCACTCGCCACCTTAAGAAAGACGGTTCAG ACTGTGGCCGCAACTATTACAACAGGAACTACTACACCAGTGACTGTAACTGCCGCTGCTACAACTACACCCACTCCACCTGTTAATACTGTTCAAACAGTTCAGACATCTACACCT cGTCAAACTACAGATAATACCAAAGAAAAGTGCCGTAAATTTTTAGCAAACTTATTAGAGTTGTCTAGTCGAGAACCTAAAGCAGTGGAACGTAATGTTCGAACTTTGATACAAGAATTAATCGATACTAAAGTCGAACCCGAGGAATTCTGTGATAGACTTGAAAGATTGTTAAATGCGTCACCTCAACCATGCCTGATTGGATTCCTCAAAAAGAGTTTGCCACTTTTACGGCAATCGCttgttacgaaagaattagTTATAGAAGGTATAAAACCACCACCAGCCAATGTTGTTTTTCCTGTAACATCTGCCACTCCTGTAGTTACACAG AATCAGATTAGACCAACCATTGCTGTGACAGCAGCAACAATTCCTGTAACTGCAGTTACTGCAACTACACAAATAAGAGTAATGACTCCAATACCTGCAGCTACAACCACTGTCCCTAGACCTACTCAGCCAGTACAGCAAAGGCTG ATACGACCTGTCACAACAGTAGTTCGTAGCCCTACAGCATATACTGTGAAGTCAACAGTAGCAGTAAGTGGAATCCGACCTACTGCTCCTACAGTCCAAAAACCACCTGTTACCACAACAGTTGTTAAAACAATTACAACTACAACACAAGGCAAAACAGTTAACACAACCACTACTGTTAATAAAGCCGTAGTGCCTTCTTTTATTCCAAAGCCAACTActaaggagaaagagaaaaagacatTTTCATCTGCAGGATACAC ggGAGATGATGATATCAATGATGTCGCGGCTATGGGTGGTGTTAATCTCGCAGAGGAATCTCAAAGGATTCTGGGGTCTACAGAATTTGTCGGAACACAAATAAGATCCTGTAAAGATGAAGTATTTTTACATATGACACCATTACAGCAAAGAATTAAACAAATTG tttctAATTATGGATTAGAAGAACCTAATCAAGAAGTTGCGGCGTTAATTTCACATGCTGCACAAGAAAGGTTAaaaaatttagtagaaaaattaGCAGTAATTGCAGAACACAGGATAGATTTGATAAAG GTCGATCCACGTTACGAAGTAACACAGGACGTCAGGGCACAGTTAAAATTCTTGGAAGACTTGGACAAAGTTGAACGTAGAAGACACGAAGAACAGGAAAGAGAATTACTTTTACGTGCAGCTAAAAGTCGCGCAAAAACGGAAGATCCTGAGCAAGCTAAACTGAAGGCGAAAGCTAAGGAG ATGCAACGCGCGGAAATGGAAGAATTAAGGCAAAGAGAAGCAAATTTAACAGCTTTACAGGCGATCGGTCCACGTAAAAAGCCTAAACTTGATGTGGGAGGGTCGGCCAGTAGTCCAGGAGGTAATTCCGGTTTAAACGCTTCGGTGACCGGTATTAACAGGCAGATGCCAATGAGACCACGGTTGAAGAGGGTGAATTTCAGAGACTTATTGTTCCTTCTTGAGCAAGAGAAAGAAACGTGTAGGAGCACAATGCTGTATAAATCGTATTTGAAGTGA
- the LOC116424134 gene encoding transcription initiation factor TFIID subunit 4 isoform X1: MASAKFLEEALSTDVDESAVNAIVGSLETQLVTSTPAVSGHQVSSASVSQQNHQVNSGISNGGTITAVQPQKHGVSNGGGATTVNSLMTQEVTKSITTSTLLPVNVVTSNTVAPQVTTQQQQQHTQSAIPPAAYINQVTTNQVTSNQTTHIPSLTKAHEPVKIIYPTVGQVIATTGVANVNNKLSFPAQTVGQLANGTLGITSQAVLQTTSNVVTNVSSVSETGSQTVASVNKPTGTALVIKTSVAPSGMVSVPMSVPVSVAGNAVSTALQGKAGVTSTIVPSNVQILNVNAMRPGTPVAGQQGGKQVASRVVIGQHMIGTRPGAPGITLQTLHGLQPGTQGHILLKTETGQYQLIRVGPPPTAGTPAGTAVTPNSIAGNAVVAAPSPGTTYRLASVPAVSRLNTQFTGPPLATLRKTVQTVAATITTGTTTPVTVTAAATTTPTPPVNTVQTVQTSTPRQTTDNTKEKCRKFLANLLELSSREPKAVERNVRTLIQELIDTKVEPEEFCDRLERLLNASPQPCLIGFLKKSLPLLRQSLVTKELVIEGIKPPPANVVFPVTSATPVVTQQNQIRPTIAVTAATIPVTAVTATTQIRVMTPIPAATTTVPRPTQPVQQRLIRPVTTVVRSPTAYTVKSTVAVSGIRPTAPTVQKPPVTTTVVKTITTTTQGKTVNTTTTVNKAVVPSFIPKPTTKEKEKKTFSSAGYTGDDDINDVAAMGGVNLAEESQRILGSTEFVGTQIRSCKDEVFLHMTPLQQRIKQIVSNYGLEEPNQEVAALISHAAQERLKNLVEKLAVIAEHRIDLIKVDPRYEVTQDVRAQLKFLEDLDKVERRRHEEQERELLLRAAKSRAKTEDPEQAKLKAKAKEMQRAEMEELRQREANLTALQAIGPRKKPKLDVGGSASSPGGNSGLNASVTGINRQMPMRPRLKRVNFRDLLFLLEQEKETCRSTMLYKSYLK, encoded by the exons ATGGCGTCAGCTAAGTTTCTGGAGGAAGCTCTGAGCACGGACGTCGATGAATCTGCAGTGAACGCGATAGTGGGCTCTCTTGAAACGCAACTGGTAACATCGACGCCGGCTGTCTCTGGTCATCAAGTAAGTTCTGCGTCAGTCAGCCAGCAGAATCATCAGGTGAACAGTGGTATTTCCAACGGGGGCACCATCACCGCGGTACAGCCACAGAAACATGGGGTTTCAAACGGCGGCGGTGCTACTACAGTGAATAGTCTGATGACTCAAGAAGTTACGAAGTCCATTACCACGAGCACTCTTCTGCCAGTAAACGTGGTTACCTCAAACACAGTGGCGCCACAGGTTACTacacaacagcagcaacagcataCACAATCAGCAATCCCCCCTGCTGCTTATATCAATCAAGTTACTACAAATCAGGTGACCAGTAATCAAACAACACATATACCAAGCCTTACTAAAGCACATGAGCCTGTTAAGATTATTTATCCAACTGTTGGCCAAGTAATAGCAACCACGGGGGTGGCAAATGTCAATAATAAACTTTCTTTTCCTGCACAAACTGTTGGACAATTAGCCAATGGTACTTTGGGAATAACGTCACAGGCAGTGTTACAGACAACATCAAATGTTGTTACCAATGTTAGCTCTGTTAGTGAAACGGGTAGTCAAACAGTGGCTAGTGTGAATAAGCCCACAGGTACAGCTTTAGTGATAAAGACTAGTGTAGCACCCAgtggcatggtttccgttccAATGTCTGTTCCTGTTTCTGTGGCTGGCAATGCTGTCAGTACAGCGTTACAGGGTAAAGCTGGAGTTACATCCACAATAGTACCTAGTAATGTGCAAATTCTTAACGTTAATGCAATGCGTCCTGGCACACCAGTGGCAGGACAGCAAGGTGGAAAACAAGTTGCATCCAGAGTAGTAATTGGTCAACATATGATTGGAACAAGACCTGGAGCTCCAGGg atcACGTTGCAAACATTGCACGGTCTTCAACCTGGAACTCAGGGTCACATTTTACTAAAAACTGAAACTGGGCAATATCAACTAATAAGGGTAGGACCACCTCCAACTGCGGGTACACCCGCTGGTACTGCTGTCACACCAAATAGTATAGCAGGAAATGCAGTGGTCGCTGCGCCATCTCCAGGCACTACCTATCGCTTAGCCTCAGTGCCGGCTGTAAGTAGGCTGAACACACAGTTTACTGGCCCACCACTCGCCACCTTAAGAAAGACGGTTCAG ACTGTGGCCGCAACTATTACAACAGGAACTACTACACCAGTGACTGTAACTGCCGCTGCTACAACTACACCCACTCCACCTGTTAATACTGTTCAAACAGTTCAGACATCTACACCT cGTCAAACTACAGATAATACCAAAGAAAAGTGCCGTAAATTTTTAGCAAACTTATTAGAGTTGTCTAGTCGAGAACCTAAAGCAGTGGAACGTAATGTTCGAACTTTGATACAAGAATTAATCGATACTAAAGTCGAACCCGAGGAATTCTGTGATAGACTTGAAAGATTGTTAAATGCGTCACCTCAACCATGCCTGATTGGATTCCTCAAAAAGAGTTTGCCACTTTTACGGCAATCGCttgttacgaaagaattagTTATAGAAGGTATAAAACCACCACCAGCCAATGTTGTTTTTCCTGTAACATCTGCCACTCCTGTAGTTACACAG CAGAATCAGATTAGACCAACCATTGCTGTGACAGCAGCAACAATTCCTGTAACTGCAGTTACTGCAACTACACAAATAAGAGTAATGACTCCAATACCTGCAGCTACAACCACTGTCCCTAGACCTACTCAGCCAGTACAGCAAAGGCTG ATACGACCTGTCACAACAGTAGTTCGTAGCCCTACAGCATATACTGTGAAGTCAACAGTAGCAGTAAGTGGAATCCGACCTACTGCTCCTACAGTCCAAAAACCACCTGTTACCACAACAGTTGTTAAAACAATTACAACTACAACACAAGGCAAAACAGTTAACACAACCACTACTGTTAATAAAGCCGTAGTGCCTTCTTTTATTCCAAAGCCAACTActaaggagaaagagaaaaagacatTTTCATCTGCAGGATACAC ggGAGATGATGATATCAATGATGTCGCGGCTATGGGTGGTGTTAATCTCGCAGAGGAATCTCAAAGGATTCTGGGGTCTACAGAATTTGTCGGAACACAAATAAGATCCTGTAAAGATGAAGTATTTTTACATATGACACCATTACAGCAAAGAATTAAACAAATTG tttctAATTATGGATTAGAAGAACCTAATCAAGAAGTTGCGGCGTTAATTTCACATGCTGCACAAGAAAGGTTAaaaaatttagtagaaaaattaGCAGTAATTGCAGAACACAGGATAGATTTGATAAAG GTCGATCCACGTTACGAAGTAACACAGGACGTCAGGGCACAGTTAAAATTCTTGGAAGACTTGGACAAAGTTGAACGTAGAAGACACGAAGAACAGGAAAGAGAATTACTTTTACGTGCAGCTAAAAGTCGCGCAAAAACGGAAGATCCTGAGCAAGCTAAACTGAAGGCGAAAGCTAAGGAG ATGCAACGCGCGGAAATGGAAGAATTAAGGCAAAGAGAAGCAAATTTAACAGCTTTACAGGCGATCGGTCCACGTAAAAAGCCTAAACTTGATGTGGGAGGGTCGGCCAGTAGTCCAGGAGGTAATTCCGGTTTAAACGCTTCGGTGACCGGTATTAACAGGCAGATGCCAATGAGACCACGGTTGAAGAGGGTGAATTTCAGAGACTTATTGTTCCTTCTTGAGCAAGAGAAAGAAACGTGTAGGAGCACAATGCTGTATAAATCGTATTTGAAGTGA
- the LOC116424134 gene encoding transcription initiation factor TFIID subunit 4 isoform X3 has protein sequence MASAKFLEEALSTDVDESAVNAIVGSLETQLVTSTPAVSGHQVSSASVSQQNHQVNSGISNGGTITAVQPQKHGVSNGGGATTVNSLMTQEVTKSITTSTLLPVNVVTSNTVAPQVTTQQQQQHTQSAIPPAAYINQVTTNQVTSNQTTHIPSLTKAHEPVKIIYPTVGQVIATTGVANVNNKLSFPAQTVGQLANGTLGITSQAVLQTTSNVVTNVSSVSETGSQTVASVNKPTGTALVIKTSVAPSGMVSVPMSVPVSVAGNAVSTALQGKAGVTSTIVPSNVQILNVNAMRPGTPVAGQQGGKQVASRVVIGQHMIGTRPGAPGITLQTLHGLQPGTQGHILLKTETGQYQLIRVGPPPTAGTPAGTAVTPNSIAGNAVVAAPSPGTTYRLASVPATVAATITTGTTTPVTVTAAATTTPTPPVNTVQTVQTSTPRQTTDNTKEKCRKFLANLLELSSREPKAVERNVRTLIQELIDTKVEPEEFCDRLERLLNASPQPCLIGFLKKSLPLLRQSLVTKELVIEGIKPPPANVVFPVTSATPVVTQQNQIRPTIAVTAATIPVTAVTATTQIRVMTPIPAATTTVPRPTQPVQQRLIRPVTTVVRSPTAYTVKSTVAVSGIRPTAPTVQKPPVTTTVVKTITTTTQGKTVNTTTTVNKAVVPSFIPKPTTKEKEKKTFSSAGYTGDDDINDVAAMGGVNLAEESQRILGSTEFVGTQIRSCKDEVFLHMTPLQQRIKQIVSNYGLEEPNQEVAALISHAAQERLKNLVEKLAVIAEHRIDLIKVDPRYEVTQDVRAQLKFLEDLDKVERRRHEEQERELLLRAAKSRAKTEDPEQAKLKAKAKEMQRAEMEELRQREANLTALQAIGPRKKPKLDVGGSASSPGGNSGLNASVTGINRQMPMRPRLKRVNFRDLLFLLEQEKETCRSTMLYKSYLK, from the exons ATGGCGTCAGCTAAGTTTCTGGAGGAAGCTCTGAGCACGGACGTCGATGAATCTGCAGTGAACGCGATAGTGGGCTCTCTTGAAACGCAACTGGTAACATCGACGCCGGCTGTCTCTGGTCATCAAGTAAGTTCTGCGTCAGTCAGCCAGCAGAATCATCAGGTGAACAGTGGTATTTCCAACGGGGGCACCATCACCGCGGTACAGCCACAGAAACATGGGGTTTCAAACGGCGGCGGTGCTACTACAGTGAATAGTCTGATGACTCAAGAAGTTACGAAGTCCATTACCACGAGCACTCTTCTGCCAGTAAACGTGGTTACCTCAAACACAGTGGCGCCACAGGTTACTacacaacagcagcaacagcataCACAATCAGCAATCCCCCCTGCTGCTTATATCAATCAAGTTACTACAAATCAGGTGACCAGTAATCAAACAACACATATACCAAGCCTTACTAAAGCACATGAGCCTGTTAAGATTATTTATCCAACTGTTGGCCAAGTAATAGCAACCACGGGGGTGGCAAATGTCAATAATAAACTTTCTTTTCCTGCACAAACTGTTGGACAATTAGCCAATGGTACTTTGGGAATAACGTCACAGGCAGTGTTACAGACAACATCAAATGTTGTTACCAATGTTAGCTCTGTTAGTGAAACGGGTAGTCAAACAGTGGCTAGTGTGAATAAGCCCACAGGTACAGCTTTAGTGATAAAGACTAGTGTAGCACCCAgtggcatggtttccgttccAATGTCTGTTCCTGTTTCTGTGGCTGGCAATGCTGTCAGTACAGCGTTACAGGGTAAAGCTGGAGTTACATCCACAATAGTACCTAGTAATGTGCAAATTCTTAACGTTAATGCAATGCGTCCTGGCACACCAGTGGCAGGACAGCAAGGTGGAAAACAAGTTGCATCCAGAGTAGTAATTGGTCAACATATGATTGGAACAAGACCTGGAGCTCCAGGg atcACGTTGCAAACATTGCACGGTCTTCAACCTGGAACTCAGGGTCACATTTTACTAAAAACTGAAACTGGGCAATATCAACTAATAAGGGTAGGACCACCTCCAACTGCGGGTACACCCGCTGGTACTGCTGTCACACCAAATAGTATAGCAGGAAATGCAGTGGTCGCTGCGCCATCTCCAGGCACTACCTATCGCTTAGCCTCAGTGCCGGCT ACTGTGGCCGCAACTATTACAACAGGAACTACTACACCAGTGACTGTAACTGCCGCTGCTACAACTACACCCACTCCACCTGTTAATACTGTTCAAACAGTTCAGACATCTACACCT cGTCAAACTACAGATAATACCAAAGAAAAGTGCCGTAAATTTTTAGCAAACTTATTAGAGTTGTCTAGTCGAGAACCTAAAGCAGTGGAACGTAATGTTCGAACTTTGATACAAGAATTAATCGATACTAAAGTCGAACCCGAGGAATTCTGTGATAGACTTGAAAGATTGTTAAATGCGTCACCTCAACCATGCCTGATTGGATTCCTCAAAAAGAGTTTGCCACTTTTACGGCAATCGCttgttacgaaagaattagTTATAGAAGGTATAAAACCACCACCAGCCAATGTTGTTTTTCCTGTAACATCTGCCACTCCTGTAGTTACACAG CAGAATCAGATTAGACCAACCATTGCTGTGACAGCAGCAACAATTCCTGTAACTGCAGTTACTGCAACTACACAAATAAGAGTAATGACTCCAATACCTGCAGCTACAACCACTGTCCCTAGACCTACTCAGCCAGTACAGCAAAGGCTG ATACGACCTGTCACAACAGTAGTTCGTAGCCCTACAGCATATACTGTGAAGTCAACAGTAGCAGTAAGTGGAATCCGACCTACTGCTCCTACAGTCCAAAAACCACCTGTTACCACAACAGTTGTTAAAACAATTACAACTACAACACAAGGCAAAACAGTTAACACAACCACTACTGTTAATAAAGCCGTAGTGCCTTCTTTTATTCCAAAGCCAACTActaaggagaaagagaaaaagacatTTTCATCTGCAGGATACAC ggGAGATGATGATATCAATGATGTCGCGGCTATGGGTGGTGTTAATCTCGCAGAGGAATCTCAAAGGATTCTGGGGTCTACAGAATTTGTCGGAACACAAATAAGATCCTGTAAAGATGAAGTATTTTTACATATGACACCATTACAGCAAAGAATTAAACAAATTG tttctAATTATGGATTAGAAGAACCTAATCAAGAAGTTGCGGCGTTAATTTCACATGCTGCACAAGAAAGGTTAaaaaatttagtagaaaaattaGCAGTAATTGCAGAACACAGGATAGATTTGATAAAG GTCGATCCACGTTACGAAGTAACACAGGACGTCAGGGCACAGTTAAAATTCTTGGAAGACTTGGACAAAGTTGAACGTAGAAGACACGAAGAACAGGAAAGAGAATTACTTTTACGTGCAGCTAAAAGTCGCGCAAAAACGGAAGATCCTGAGCAAGCTAAACTGAAGGCGAAAGCTAAGGAG ATGCAACGCGCGGAAATGGAAGAATTAAGGCAAAGAGAAGCAAATTTAACAGCTTTACAGGCGATCGGTCCACGTAAAAAGCCTAAACTTGATGTGGGAGGGTCGGCCAGTAGTCCAGGAGGTAATTCCGGTTTAAACGCTTCGGTGACCGGTATTAACAGGCAGATGCCAATGAGACCACGGTTGAAGAGGGTGAATTTCAGAGACTTATTGTTCCTTCTTGAGCAAGAGAAAGAAACGTGTAGGAGCACAATGCTGTATAAATCGTATTTGAAGTGA